One Halomonas sp. M4R1S46 genomic window carries:
- a CDS encoding VOC family protein translates to MSLGKTTPILRIFDEAKAREFYVDFLGFAVDWEHRFQDDLPLYLQVSRDDCVLHLSEHHGDASPGTTLRIEAREIEAFHRELLGAGYRYARPALEAMPWGSREMSIADPFGNRLIFTRAVSMSKCNT, encoded by the coding sequence ATGAGCCTGGGAAAAACAACCCCGATTCTTCGAATCTTCGATGAAGCCAAGGCCAGGGAGTTCTACGTGGACTTCCTCGGCTTCGCTGTCGATTGGGAACATCGTTTCCAGGACGACTTGCCGCTCTACCTGCAGGTTTCCAGGGACGATTGCGTGCTTCACCTGTCGGAGCACCATGGCGATGCCTCTCCCGGTACGACTCTGCGGATCGAGGCCCGCGAGATCGAGGCGTTCCATCGAGAGCTGCTGGGCGCTGGCTACCGATACGCCAGGCCGGCACTGGAGGCGATGCCCTGGGGGAGCAGGGAGATGTCGATCGCCGATCCGTTCGGCAACCGGTTGATCTTTACGAGGGCGGTCTCAATGAGCAAGTGCAACACGTGA
- a CDS encoding general glycosylation pathway protein, which yields MNKVKSISDLMGRAVYGLISLSLGIISLTMMGVALWDIWLSVHERTLLVAALLNAIGLIVIGMAVFDVSKFLLEEEVFSSSATKSPAKQREALLKFLVIIAIAISLESLVFVFDAGTKDITTLIYPTFLLISAVLLVVGLGVYQRLTRDDEK from the coding sequence ATGAATAAGGTGAAAAGTATTTCTGATTTGATGGGGCGTGCTGTTTATGGGCTCATCAGCTTGAGCCTGGGTATTATAAGTCTCACAATGATGGGCGTTGCCTTATGGGATATATGGCTCTCGGTACACGAAAGAACCTTGCTTGTTGCAGCCCTTCTTAATGCCATCGGCTTGATCGTGATTGGAATGGCTGTCTTTGATGTATCCAAATTCCTGCTGGAGGAAGAGGTTTTTAGCAGCAGCGCTACAAAGTCGCCCGCAAAACAGAGAGAGGCTTTGTTAAAGTTCCTCGTCATAATTGCCATTGCCATAAGCCTTGAATCCCTGGTGTTCGTGTTTGACGCTGGGACAAAAGATATTACTACGTTGATCTATCCCACTTTCTTGTTGATTTCAGCTGTTTTGCTGGTGGTCGGTCTTGGTGTGTATCAGAGGTTGACTCGTGATGATGAAAAATAA
- a CDS encoding IS30 family transposase, with amino-acid sequence MTHCYRHLSAEDRAAIMMMRATHSIRAIATHLGRAPSTVSRELARHTVAPVKGYDASLAGYRARLTRHRPRRRTKLHPDGELFEVVVYLLRKYWSPEQIARTLKRMSPNDSRRQVSHEAIYNALYVMPRGSLKKELIACLRQGNGKRRPRSRGKDRRQQIPELVSIHMRPPEIEDRLMPGHWEGDLIIGANNRSAVGTLVERTTRLVILAKVDGTTATAAAVGFSDKLNEVPRALRLSMTYDQGREMMKHAEITQKTGTAIYFADPHSPWQRGSNENTNGLLRQYLPKGTDLSVYSQEELDEIADSLNTRPRKTLDWRTPLEVYAEVLKKSVGGPSTLQ; translated from the coding sequence ATGACTCACTGCTATCGCCACCTCTCTGCTGAAGACCGAGCCGCCATCATGATGATGCGAGCCACGCACTCGATCCGGGCCATCGCCACTCATCTGGGCCGGGCACCAAGTACCGTGTCGCGGGAGCTCGCTCGCCACACGGTTGCCCCCGTCAAGGGCTACGATGCCAGCCTGGCGGGCTACCGGGCCCGCTTGACGCGTCATCGGCCTCGTCGTCGCACCAAGCTGCATCCCGATGGAGAGCTCTTCGAGGTAGTGGTCTACCTGCTGCGCAAGTACTGGTCACCGGAACAGATAGCCCGCACACTGAAGCGCATGTCTCCCAATGATTCACGTCGCCAGGTCTCGCATGAGGCCATCTACAACGCGCTCTATGTGATGCCCCGCGGCAGCCTCAAGAAGGAGCTCATCGCCTGCCTGCGGCAGGGCAACGGCAAGCGTCGGCCACGCAGTCGTGGCAAGGATCGACGCCAGCAGATTCCCGAGTTGGTCAGCATCCACATGCGGCCGCCGGAGATCGAAGACCGCCTGATGCCTGGCCACTGGGAGGGCGATCTCATCATTGGCGCCAACAATCGCTCGGCTGTCGGTACGCTGGTGGAACGCACCACGCGCTTGGTGATCCTGGCGAAAGTGGATGGCACCACAGCCACGGCGGCAGCCGTCGGCTTCAGCGACAAGCTCAATGAGGTGCCGCGAGCCCTGCGTTTGTCCATGACCTACGACCAGGGCAGAGAGATGATGAAGCATGCCGAGATCACTCAGAAGACCGGTACGGCGATCTACTTCGCTGATCCGCATAGCCCATGGCAGCGGGGCTCCAATGAGAACACCAACGGGCTGTTGCGGCAGTACCTGCCGAAGGGCACGGATCTGTCGGTCTACAGCCAGGAAGAGCTCGATGAGATCGCTGATTCACTGAACACCCGGCCGCGCAAGACACTGGACTGGCGAACGCCGCTGGAAGTTTACGCCGAGGTGCTCAAGAAATCCGTCGGTGGACCGAGCACCCTTCAATAG
- a CDS encoding cupin domain-containing protein translates to MKLLTWAAGAALVIASSWGVAQDLTEIDKPASELEEVLAQEIELPPGAQSVRVVRVTMDPHTAAAWHTHPSPVYVYVVEGEVTLEVEGETKTIKAGEAVAEPLDARMRALNTTDQPAHAVVFQVSPKEKAFLEEDAQN, encoded by the coding sequence ATGAAACTGCTGACGTGGGCGGCTGGTGCCGCCTTGGTGATCGCATCATCATGGGGAGTGGCTCAAGACCTGACGGAAATCGATAAACCCGCTTCGGAGTTGGAAGAGGTGTTGGCACAAGAAATCGAGCTGCCCCCTGGCGCTCAATCTGTGCGAGTGGTCCGGGTGACGATGGATCCGCACACCGCCGCTGCGTGGCACACCCATCCCAGCCCTGTCTATGTATATGTCGTCGAAGGAGAGGTGACGCTTGAGGTGGAGGGCGAGACCAAGACGATCAAAGCGGGAGAAGCGGTAGCCGAACCACTGGATGCCCGGATGCGGGCGCTGAACACAACCGACCAGCCGGCCCATGCGGTGGTGTTCCAGGTCAGCCCGAAGGAGAAGGCGTTCCTGGAGGAGGACGCGCAAAACTAG